The nucleotide sequence ACGTTCGAATAAAGAGTCTGAGTTAAAGAGtcattttctataaataacgtgttgttatttttattacccgAACCTGACCACAACAATATATATGCTCACGGACACGCTCTTGTATGTGTGTATCACGTGACCTAACTCACACATTTAAGACCGTGTCCgtgaacacacacacacacacacacacatatacacattTAACATGGGTTTGGGACTGGGAAACAAGACGCTCTCTGGGCCGAGCTTGCATATTAACATTCCTAATGTGGCGGAGATTCTCAAGGTTGTAGATGATCTGCAAGAAATTACGTGAATCTGTGTTTAAGTTTCTGGCGTGTAACGGAAAGGAGGTTGCCGGTCTCAAGTTCGATGAGATCTTACGGTCGCTTGCGACCACCCTGCGGTGACCGAGGGCACCAAGGCTGTGATGCCCAAGTCTTGAGCGTATTCTATTGACTTTCCAGCGATAAGCTATTAGTTTTACAGCGCGATATATTTTTGGACTGAACTATTTTTTACGAAGGTTTCAACCAACGATAGGAGACCTTTCCCAAATATAAGACAATATTCCAAAAGATTTGTATacttcaaaatattttaaaacattttcaaaacagTTTAAAATTGTGAAATGAACCTTTTCATAAAGTATGACTCACATCGATTcacaaattatttataaaatgtacaaaaaaagattataaatatcataAACACAACTTTCATtttccaaaatatatttttgattgattcaagcattttttgtaaaaatattttataaagttgcacaaatatttcaacatatcattaaatatttatcaataacattttaatttggttcagagaatatatatatgggaaaaaaatgttataaaatatgtaaaacaCATTTGTAATCATAAAATATctatgtataaatattatgTGTAACGACAAAGCGCCCTTTCTTAGATACGAGATCTAGTCGGTATTATGAATAATTCttcacaaaattatttatttgttattagCTACTAGGATCTTGTTTGAGAAAGTGACGAAATTATTGGGGTAAAGATGGTTAGGTAAACGTAATAAGTGgactaaaattatttgctatggaaatttatatatatttattaatgcgTCTATTAATTACAACTCTTGACAGGTTCCTCACAGATTGGGGTAGCACAACAGTGTGGGTAGACCTTGCTGACGTCCGCGGGGTTCTGTCCCTTGAGTAGTGTTCCTTCCTTGCATTTGGGAGCGAAGCACCTGGAATACACAAAATGGCAACTTTTAACAACTGTATTTTCTTGAAAAATAGTGCATgcgttatattattattgctggaatatcacaaaaatataaaaccacCGTGCGTAGAAAACAGTAAGCTTTTAATGGTTACTATCAATTTTCTGGAGACTCGAAAAAGTTATGTGACCTATAAAAGGTTAAACTTACTGGTGGTAGGTCATCTGGTGGAAGGTGACAGCCAACTTGTTGAACTCCTGACACTTGACGTGGAAACAAGAGTCGTTCTTGAAGATGCTCTGTATGTTCTCGTCACACCCCTCTGTAAGTGTCAACGATTCGTTTTTTAGCATCAACTAtcgattatttttcaatttgctATTCTTGCTCCAAaatgagaagaaaaaatttgaaaagctTACCGAAAAGTGGAGTCTGGGTGGAGAGAGCCACGAGGCAGAGAACACCGAAGGCAACGAGGAATTTCATGGTTGCTGTTTGTTGCGGTTTGCTGACTTTACTATAGTGGCGAATGCTGCAAGTCGAACTGATGCTGAAGTCGCGCATCGGTCCggcttttatacaaaaaagtCTCGCAGCTCTGTTTAATGGAGCGAAGAAAATCAGCCGAAATCTAGGAATGAGCCTATTTCCAATTATCTGGAATCGTATTGTGTGCCCAAATGGTCGGGAGTTGATTTGCAAGTGTGCTATATCTATATTCGTACTGTCTATGTTTATATTATGTTATTTAGTGGCTTTAACATTGCATTTTGCTAACGATGtagtataatattttttcaagacCATAGAAATGGACATAAAATGGTAggtaacaataattaatagtAATAGATTCATGCGGTGTATATGAGATACAGAATCCATAATTAATTATCTGTAGCAATAGATTGAGGCGTTGTTACACGTGCAGATTTTGagatattttatatcaaatGCTATTTGGCTGGATATTTTAATTCGTATTTATATCTTTGTAAAATTATAGTCGATTATGAAATAAGTAGAGGTGTGAGTTAAAAGTCGAGTTTTACATTTCGTTACAACATTATGGTGCAAATAATTAATgacataataatatattatacgtGTTAAGTTAACAAACAGATTGAACAGATTCAATAGATGACAAaagcaacaaattttgataGCTGAAAAATCAGTCCAAATTACCAATCGAGTTATTTTTTTGACAAAAGCCcgaaaaaaaacttgaaaaagAACTCGAAGCTTTAAGTACATATCATTTTTATGAAACAAGGAAAAACCATAACATTCGTTAGATATGTGTAAAAACTCGACAATCGTGGTATTTAAGTAGATTTTTAACATCTTAGATTATTGTATTTtgcaatcaaaacaaaaaaagttcGAGTTTGACTCACACGCCCCTAGAAATAACAGAAGACAAGCATATCGCTATTCATCGtgataatgtatttataatttgttataagCCAATTTGTTGTTAATTTGTCTGGCtcgaaattcgaattttcaaataacTTTCGGACTTTCTTGGCAATAACAGCATATGTATGAtgtatttgatttttattataacgGTATTTTTAACGTATTTAGCGTGATGATAAGCATTGGAACATTGTGTAACTTacgattctctctctgtccatATAGCTTTGTGACGTTCTTAGTCCGTTATCTTTACGCATTTCCATTTCACGCGGAAAGCAGCCTATAGACTCGATCGTTCAAATAGTAAGTGTgtgctcccccccccccccttccaCGCACTCGCGCGTGTTCGCTTCAGACGACTTTAATGTAGACGAGGCTTTTACAGAGGGGCTTATTTGTTTAAAAGCTCTAAAAACAATGAGATTTACATTGTGAATCCATTAAAGCACCTTctctattattttataaaaattatacaaatttttcgtAGACGATGAATCGGTGAGCTGGAACTTTCGAAGATAGCGTACAGATTTTCGATTGCTTTGGTAAATCTACGACATGGGGTGTGTGGCCAGACATTTCCATTTCTGTTTTATgagaaaatcatatttttataagtCTAAGGACCTACCGCAATTGTACCACATTGCGTGAAAAGTGGAATTTATCAGACATTACGCACACTTCATAAATCACCTCCCCGACCATGTGGGCACACAATACGATTCCAGATAATTGGAAATAGGCTCATTCCTGGATTTCGGCTGATTTTCTTCGCTCCATTAAACAGAGCGGCGAaacttttttgtataaaagccGGACCGATGAGCGACTTCAGCATCAGTTCGACTTGCAGCATTCGCCACTATAGTAAAGTCAGCAAACCGCAATAAACAGCAACCATGAAATTCCTCGTTGCCTTCGGTGTTCTCTGCCTCGTGGCTCTCTCCACCCAGACTCCACTTTTCGGTAagttttctcaaattttttcttctctttttggAGCAAGAATagcaaattgaaaaataatcgaTAGTTGATGCTAAAAAACGAATCGTTGACACTTACAGAGGGGTGTGACGAGAACATACAGAGCATCTTCAAGAACGACTCTTGTTTCCACGTCAAGTGCCAGGAGTTCAACAAGTTGGCTATCACCTTCCACCAGATGACCTACCACCAGTAAGTTTAACCTTTTATAGGTCACATAACTTTTTCGAGTCTCCAGAAATTTGATAGTAACCATTCAAAGCTTACTTTTTTCTACGCACGGTGGTTTCATATTTTTTGCAGAAGTGCATGcaatatttttcaagaaaatACAGTTGTTAAAAGTTGCCATTTTGTGTATTCCAGGTGCTTCGCTCCCAAATGCAAGGAAGGAACACTACTCAAGGGACAGAACCCCGCGAACGTCAGCAAGGTCTACCCACACTGTTGTGCTACCCCAATCTGTGAAGAACCTGTCAAAAGTTGTAATTAATAGACGCATTAATAAATAGATACATTTTTACCTCAATAATTACGTCACTGCCTCAAACGACAAGTTCCTAGTAGctaataataacaaattaacAGCTTTTGTGGAGAATTATTCATAATACCGACTAGGTCTGGTATTTAAGAAAGAGAGtacaatttataaaattcatacaaagatattttattattacaaaggaTTACAATCATTGGTTAAAACCCGAGTAAAACTTGTAACTTATCGTCAGAAAGTTAATGGAACAGGCTCAAGACTTGAGCATCACAGCCTTGGTGACCTCGATCACCAGAGTGGTCGAAAGCGACCGCAAGATCTCATCGAACTTTTCGAGACCGGCTACATCCTTCCCGTTGCACGCTAGAAACTTGAACACAGATTCACGTAAGTTCTTGCAGGTCACGTGCCGATCTACAATCTTGAGGATCTCCGCCACATTGTCAATACTCAGCTTCTTCGCGATGATCGCTTCGCACATAATCCTCAGATGGTCGAGCTGGTACATGTCCGCCGCGGCCAACAGGTCGGCCACCAGCTCGTCCATGTTCTCCAGCTTGCCTGTGTAGATAAACCGCAGCAGTTCCGCCATGACGTCTGGTTCGATGTCGCCGACCTCGATCACGTTGTCCTGGCCTTCCTTCATGTTACTCTCCAACATGGCTAAAAATACGGGACTCCGAGCAGCCAATATGACCTTGTGCGCCTGGAATTCCTTACCGGTCACGAGCAGCTTCACGTCGCTGAACCTCGGGGATGTTAACATGGCCTCGAGGTCGTCGATCAAGAACTCCTGGCAGTCAAACTCGCTGATCGAGATAGTTTCCGAGTCGACCTCAACGTGATGATCGCCGTTGTCGAAGACCATGCTGCACGAGATCGTGAGATCGCCATTCGCGAAGATAAATCGTTGGCGAAGATCGTCCCACGACTTATTAAAGGTGAGCACGATATTCTTGTCAGGACAGATAGTTCCGCGCGGTTTATCGGCAACAGTGACTTGTTTGCCGTCGGTTGACAGAAGAGTCAGTTTAATTATGATCGTCTCCTTGGACTCGGCTGGAGAGGAAACGCGCTCGAGGTGGACGCCCATCAGGCCTTTGGTCTGTTCGTCGTTACCGTTGGGAAAAAGCTTCAGAAGCAACTCGTACTTGTCTTGATTATTGTAGACGGTAAAGGTGGGTGAAGTAGTACAGACTCCGCATTTGCGGGCCTTGAAGTATAAGAAGTTCTCCAAGACCCACGTGTACTTAAACTCGTTGAATTGGGCGGTGGTTCGTCCGCTTTTGTGGACGAAGTTTTTAAGCGATGTCTTATTCATTGGTTCCATCTTCGCCTTATCGGATCTGTAATAATATTATTGCTGTGAAACTTTTCGTAAAAGTACTGAAACTATAATTAGCGCGTTTAAAATGCGTGATATGTGTGGCATACGGAAGCGCGCGGGAAAAAACAGCGGCATGTGTTGCCATCTGGCAAGATATTTCATTACTAAGTACTGAAACCTCCAGCTTGTTGTAAACTTGTTGTTATGGATGCAAGGTAAAGAAGCGTTTTCATGCACACATCGCATTATTTCTGTATAAATAATAGTCAAAAAAGTTATTGGATGATAAAATGGATTAAGGTAGACATAAAAGGTATATCACTATTAAGTTTTTGATATCTAGTCATTATACTGTTTAGTACCACTTATATggtgtaaaatataaatttaagtTTATAAGTTTAATAGAATATTAGGTcgagatttttaatttaacgtACCTCGTTATATAGATTATCAACAACGACTTTCACAAATAGTTCAACACGTGTCGTGTACCACTAATTTAAGCTAGCGACGCTTCTTTATAAAGATCTTTGATTGACGAATTTATGCAGACGTGAATGCACAATGCATTACAAGCAGAGATTCTCGATCCTGTTCTGCTCTTTTTGCGGATCTGGGAGTTTTTGGATTGTATGCCATTCTCGCTTTGGACAAACTGCGAAAtggcgcgaaattcgaatACATACAGGGAGACTCAGCATTTTATATTTGTCTCGATcagcttttattaaaaattcattgttGAGTTTTTCATTAACTCGAGTcgacattattatattttgttattacagtttgtttataataattaatcaaaaagACACCGCATTATTTCAACATATTGAAACACTTGCTAGTCACATTGATTCTCATGTTCTTGTATCCGAAACGTGGTTCCACTTCGCCAACGACAGCCAAACACACCTCGCCACCGCCCAGCGATACCAGACTCATAAAGTCGAAAAAGTTCGTGTAACTACCAACGTGGACAGCCTCGGC is from Nasonia vitripennis strain AsymCx chromosome 1, Nvit_psr_1.1, whole genome shotgun sequence and encodes:
- the LOC100122139 gene encoding speckle-type POZ protein, which translates into the protein MEPMNKTSLKNFVHKSGRTTAQFNEFKYTWVLENFLYFKARKCGVCTTSPTFTVYNNQDKYELLLKLFPNGNDEQTKGLMGVHLERVSSPAESKETIIIKLTLLSTDGKQVTVADKPRGTICPDKNIVLTFNKSWDDLRQRFIFANGDLTISCSMVFDNGDHHVEVDSETISISEFDCQEFLIDDLEAMLTSPRFSDVKLLVTGKEFQAHKVILAARSPVFLAMLESNMKEGQDNVIEVGDIEPDVMAELLRFIYTGKLENMDELVADLLAAADMYQLDHLRIMCEAIIAKKLSIDNVAEILKIVDRHVTCKNLRESVFKFLACNGKDVAGLEKFDEILRSLSTTLVIEVTKAVMLKS
- the LOC107980620 gene encoding uncharacterized protein LOC107980620; translated protein: MRDFSISSTCSIRHYSKVSKPQQTATMKFLVAFGVLCLVALSTQTPLFEGCDENIQSIFKNDSCFHVKCQEFNKLAVTFHQMTYHQCFAPKCKEGTLLKGQNPADVSKVYPHCCATPICEEPVKSCN